The Oscillatoria salina IIICB1 genome contains the following window.
TTATTTTTTGATAACCTTTGAGAAAAAAATTTTTTAGTCAAGGATTATGAGATGAGCTAATCAAAAATATCAGTTTTGTGGGGCTCTAGCTTGTGACGGTTTCAGGAGGGAGTTGTGATCTTGCTCACTTACAATTCAATTAAGCAACAGTTATTAAATTTTAGCAAGAGGATGGCGATCGCGATCGCCGATTACAAGCTGACTATGACTCAAACTCCAACTTTTAACCACCCACTTCTCCAACCAGGGAGTCTGCGTAAAGTTCACCACATCGCTTTTAATGTTAAGGATATCCAAGCTTCTCGTTACTTCTATGGCACAATTCTCGGACTTCACGAATTGACTGGGGAAGAGGTTCCTAGTACCCTCAAAGAGTTAGTTGCAACTGGTAAAGTTGCCAACTTCGTGACGCCAGATGGTACGGTTATAGATTTATTCTCTGAACCCGATCTTAATCCTCCCGATCCCG
Protein-coding sequences here:
- a CDS encoding VOC family protein; protein product: MTQTPTFNHPLLQPGSLRKVHHIAFNVKDIQASRYFYGTILGLHELTGEEVPSTLKELVATGKVANFVTPDGTVIDLFSEPDLNPPDPDPKQAFTRANHLAFDIDPNQFDEAVKVLQQNDIVIDQGPVTRPTGRGIYFYDPDGFIIEIRCDPLES